The Candidatus Acidiferrales bacterium genomic sequence ATATGTTTGGCGACAAAAACGTGATCGGGCTGATACCGGCCCTCGGCGATCGCCTGCGCCCCGTCCACAAACGTGTCCGGTAGTGGTTCGGTGCCGACATAGACGACCGGCAAGAGATGCTCCGCCTGTTTCAATTGGAAGGAGACCTTTTTGCCATCGCGCCGGATGGAGCCGTTCACGACGTCGCCCGCCACCCGCAGCCGCTTGCTGAAGGCAGCCGAATCCCCCGCCTGCAATTCCGCGATGGTGACGTAGTAGGTTTTGCTCTCGCGCACGCCGGCAAGCCCCAGCCACACCACCACCGCGACGATTATTCCTCCACCCACCAGAAATTTTGTTTTTGGTTTCATCATGGTTCGCTCATCCTTGCCCTGCCTGCCGGCAGCCTCGGGACGGCACTCCCTCCCGGGCGGCGCTTCCCTCTTGCTGCCTAGTCTCAAGATTTAGGATGATTCTAGATTAGAGTGAGGCGCGGAGCAAGCGGTTCGCCGTCCACCGCATCCTGCACCCACGCCGCAAGACCTAGCTCGGCCGGGGCACTCCACTCGGCTACTCTCGCCGCTCGCTGATGCCCCCGCGCCGGCTACGGCCCCCACACCCATCCGGGCCGCAATCCACGCACCCCCCAGCGGCCCCGCGCGGCCGTAATGCCCTCCAAGCCACCCCCAAAAAGCGCGAAAAAATTCGCCCTTCTACCCGCTGGACACAATTCCAAACTGTGTCCTAAATTCCCCTGGACACACCCCCCCCAACGTGCTACATACCCCTGCCCATGGGACACATCGGCCGAGCCAGCCACCATTCAGCGGGTACAAACTCTTTACATCTTTTTACTTTGCTGTAACCTTTTGCCTTTATAATGGAAGTACCCTTCAAAGTGTTTCATTTTGCCTGAGGAGGATTGCATGAGAAAGAATTTCGTCGCCACGATTTGCCTGGTTCTGCTCGCCGTCGCCCTCGTATTTGCCGGGGGAGTGAAAGGCAAGTGGGACAAGGCGGCTGCGGTTGAGAAGATGCGGACCGAACTCAGCCTCTCCCCCCAACAAGTGACCCAGCTCGAGACTCTCTACACCGAGCTTGAACCCCTGATGGCCAAGACCGATACCCTGTACAAGGAACTCGAGCGCCTGAAGGCCAGTTCGACCCCCGACGCGGCCACCATCTCCGCCAAGCAAGCCGAATTCGCTAACGCCAAGTCGGAGCTAAAGTCGAAGAAGCACGCTGGCTATCAGCGCATTCTGACTTCCGAGCAGTTCGCCAAATGGGAGCAGATGAAAAAAGCGCAGATGGCCGAATACACCAAGAAGTAGCCAGGATTTGAAATCGTAGGGCAACTCAGGGTTGTGAGTTGCCCTATATTTTTTGCGCGCGCTAGGGGATTGGGCCGGGAAGCGAGCGGCGGCGCCCCGTTCCTCTTCGATGCGCAGCAACAAAATTCTCCTCCGCACCGAGCCCCGAGGCTCCAGCCTCGGGGACCAAGCCTGGGGGCTCGCGACTTCAATCCAAGCTCGACAGGTTCATGTTAGACTGCGCCTCGACCAGGGGGTGGTTTGGCAAATGAACTTCCAGCAAAAACGGGTGGCGTGGTGGATGTGCGCCGCCCTGCTGGTTCCCGGCTTGGCTCCGGCGCCCCGATACATCGGGGCGGCGCAGCCGTGGCCGTCGCGGGCTCGGCCGAAGCTGGTCGTCTTGCTGGTGGTTGACCAGATGCGGGCCGACTACATCGACAAGTTCCAACACCAGTGGACCGGCGGCTTGCGCCGGCTGATCGACGGCGGCGCCTGGTTCCGGCAAGCCGCCTACCCGTACCTGAGCACAGTCACCTGCGCCGGGCACGCCACGATTTCCACCGGCACTTTCCCGGCCACGCACGGCATGGTGTTGAATGCCTGGTGGGATCGCGAATCGGGAAAAGGGCGAGGCTGCACGGAAGATCCGCGGAGTCAAGTCATCAGCTACAGCGCGGCGGCGAAAGGCGGCCACAGCCCCGTTCGCCTTGCCGTCCCCACGTTCGCCGACGAACTGCGCGCGCAGATGGGCCCGTCTTCGCGCATCGTCATCCTCTCGCTCAAACCGCGCAGTGCGATCATGCTTGCCGGTCAGCGCGCCGACGTGGTCACCTGGTTCGATACGGGAGCAGGATCCTGGGTCACCTCGTTGGCCTACACAACTTCGCCGGTGTCCTTCCTGGAAAAGTTTCTGCAAGCGCATCCCGTGGAAAAGGATTTTGGGAAGTCCTGGAGCCGCACGCTGCCCGATCGCGCTTACCTGTTCGAGGACAACGC encodes the following:
- a CDS encoding cytochrome c maturation protein CcmE, giving the protein MMKPKTKFLVGGGIIVAVVVWLGLAGVRESKTYYVTIAELQAGDSAAFSKRLRVAGDVVNGSIRRDGKKVSFQLKQAEHLLPVVYVGTEPLPDTFVDGAQAIAEGRYQPDHVFVAKH